Within Rissa tridactyla isolate bRisTri1 unplaced genomic scaffold, bRisTri1.patW.cur.20221130 scaffold_724, whole genome shotgun sequence, the genomic segment CGACCCCACTGACCCCCACAACCCTGTTGACGCCCCATAACCCCGTTGACCCCATTGACCCCATTGACCCCCATCCACCCCATTGACCCCATTGACCCCCACCAACCCCATTGACCCCATTCACCCCCACAACCCCACTGATCCCACCAACCCCACTGACCCCCACAACCCCATTGACACCCATCGACCCCACTGATCCCACCAGCCCCATTGACCCCATTGAACCCATCAACCCCCTTGACCCCCCACAACCCCATTGACCCCTTTGATGCCCCACAACCCCATTGATCCCCTCAACCCCATTGATCCCATTGACCCCATTGACCCCCACCAACCCCACTGACCCCCAATAACCCCACTGATCCCACCAACCCCATGGACCCCACCAACCCCACTGATCCCACCAATCCCACTGACCCCCCACAACCCCATCGACCCCCATCGACCCCATTGATCCCACCAGCCCCATTGACTCCATTGACCCCACTGACCCCATTGACCCCACCAACCCCATTGACCCCCATCGACCCCACTGATCCCACCAACCCCATGGACCCCACCAACCCCATTGACCTCATCAACTCCACCGACCCCATTGACCCCCATCAACCCCACTGATCCCATCAACCCCATTGACCCCACTGACCCCACCAACCCTCTTGGCCCCACCTACCCCATTGATCCCACCAACCCCATTGACCCCACTGACCCCACGAACCCCATTGACCCCAACAACCCCATTGACCCCATCAACCCCATCGACCCCATTGACCCCACCAACCCCATTGACCCCACTGACCCCATTGACCCCGCCAACCCCATCCACCCCACCTACCCCATTGATCCCACCAACCCCATTGACTCCATTGATCCCACCAACCCCATTGACCCCACTGACCCCACGAACCCCATTGACCCCAACAACCCCATTGATCCCATCAACCCCATCGACCCCATTGACCCCACCAACCCCATTGACCCCCATAACTCCATTGACCCCACCAACCCCATTGACCCCACCAACCCCATTGACCCCATCAACCCCATCGACCCCATTGACCCCACCAACCCCATTGATCCCATCCACCCCACCGACCCCCTTGACCCCCTTGACGCCATGACCCCACTTGACCCCGGCAGGGCCTGGCGGAGGCGGTGGCGGCCGAGCGGCTCTTACGGGATGGCCCCAACGAGCTCCGCCCCCCCCGCGGGACCCCCGAGTGCGTCAAGTTTGGGCGGCAACTGGCCGGGGGGCTCCAGTGCCTCATGTGGGTGGCGGCTGCCATTTGCCTCATCGCCTACGGCGtgcaggagggggagggggacCGCGGCAGCTCCGACAACGTACGCCAGACACTGGGTCcatcttggcggggggggggggggggggggaacatgTGGGTCTAATTTTGGGGGGAGCATTTGGGTCCATCCTGGAGGGTGGGGAATGTGTAGGTCCATGGGTTGAGGAGCACCTGGGTCCATCTGGGGGAACATGTGGGTCCCTCTGCGGTGGAGAACATCTGGGGGAACATCTGGGTCCATCTTGGGGGCGGGAACGCGTAGGTCCATGGGTTGAGGAGCACCTGGGTCCATCTGGGGAGACATCGGGGTCCACCTGGGGAGACATCAGGGTCCACCTGGGAGAACATCTGGGTCCATCTTGGAGGGACACTTGGGTCCAGCTTGGAGGGGGGCACCTGGGTCCAGCTTGGAGGGGGGCACCTGGGTCCATCTGGGGGTCCGTCTAGGGGAACATCTGGGTCCACCTGGAGGAACATCTGGGTCCACCTGGAGGAAGATCTGGGTCCGTCTCGGGGCGGACACATGGGTCCACGGGTTGGGGGCCACCTGGATCCATCCTGGGAGGGGGACACTTGGCCCCGCCTTTTGGGGGGGGCCACACCTAGACCCATCTAGGAGAACATCCGGGTCCAACGTGGGGGTCACCTGGAAGCCAGAGACCCTCAAGAAGGAGGAAGGAACTTGTGGGGATCCGGAGGGAGAATCAAGACGCCGGGGACCATCTTGAGGGTGGGGGCGGGACACCcctgaggctggaagggagcacccagacccctggggggtgtggggtgtgtgggggggtcccatCCTGtctccaccacccccccccccagctgtacCTCGCCATCGCCCTCATCGCCGTGGTGGTGGTCACCGGTTGCTTCGGCTACTACCAAGAATTCAAGAGCACCAACATCATCGCCAGCTTCAAGAACCTCGTCCCTCAGGTGGGGCCACCCGGACGCCGCggtttccttccccccctccgtcccccaccccccacccccacccacccacccccccgccgggGTCCTTTTGTCACCTCCAGCAAGCCACCGTCATCCGGGAAGGTGACAAACTCCAGATCAACGCCAACGAGCTGGTGGTGGGCGACCTGGTGGAGATCAAAGGAGGCGACCGGGTCCCCGCGGACATCCGCGTCATCGCCGCTCAGGGGTGCAAGGTGGGCTGGGACGTGGGGGGGcctttggggtggggtggggtggggtgggaggtgcCCCAACGCTTGGGTTCCCCCACCTCGGGGACGAGCCGGTGTCCTCCCGCCACCGCCTCCAGGTGGACAACTCGTCGCTGACGGGGGAGTCGGAGCCCCAGACGCGCTCCCCCGACTGCACCCACGACTCGCCCCTGGAGACCCGCAACATCGCCTTCTTCTCCACCATGTGCCTGGAAGGTGGGTCCCGTCTAGGGGAACATCTAGGGCCACCTGGAGGAACACCTGGGGCCatctcggggtggggggaaacacgTGGGATCCATGGCTTGAGGAGCACCTGGGCCCATCTGGGGGAACATGTGGGTCCATCTGCGGTGGAGAACATCTGGGTCCATCTTGGAGGGACACTTGGGTCCAGCTTGAGGCACAGTGGGACCCATCTAGGGGAACATCTGGGTCCATCTGGGGTAACATCTGGGTCCATCTGCGGTGGAGAACATCTGGGTCCATCTAGGAGAACATCTGGGTCCATCTTGGAGGGACACTTGGGTCCAGCTTGAGGCACAGTGGGGTCCAGCTTGGAGGGGGGCACCTGGGTCCATCTGGGGTCCATCTAGGGGAACATCTGGGTCCATCTGGGGTAACATCTGGGTCCGTCTGTGGTGGAGAACATCTGGGTCCATCTGGGAGAACATCTGGGTCCACCTGGAGGAACATCTGGGTCCGTCTCGGGGCGGACACATGGGTCCATGGGTTGGGGGACACCTGGATCCATCCTGGGAGGGGGACACTTGGCCCTGCCTTTTGGGGGGCCACACCTAGACCCATCTAGGAGAACATCTGGGTCCAACTTGGGGGGGCACCTGGAAGTTAGAGACCCTCAAGAAGGAGGAACTTGTGGGGCTCTGGGGAAGAATCAAGATGCCCGGGACCATctcgggttggggggggggggagggagggggggggtgtgtctggGACCCACCCGGACCTCTGGGTCCCATCAACCCCACCCGCGTGGGTCCTCTTAGGGACGGCCATGGGCTTGGTGATCAACACGGGGGACCGGACCATCATCGGCCGCATCGCCAGCTTGGCTTCGGGGGTGGAGAACGAGAAGACCCCCATCGCCATCGAGATCGAGCACTTCGTCGACATCATCGCCGGCCTCGCCATCTTCTTCGGCGCCACCTTCTTCGTGGTGGCCATGGTCATCGGTTACCCCTTCCTCCGGGCCATGGTCTTCTTCATGGCCATCGTCGTGGCTTACGTCCCCGAGGGGCTGCTGGCCACCGTCACGGTATGGCTTGGGGcattggggtggtggtggggggggggaggggtgggttGGAGCTAGAGGGCTGTGGGTCCCATCATGAACTATGGGTGCTGTGGGAGCCTTGGGGGGTCTTCACTGGCCCATGGGGCTCACCTGGGACCCTTGAGGTCCATCACGAGCCATGGGTGCTATGGGGGACCTGAGGGTCTTCATGGCCCCATGGGGCTCACCTGGGACCCTTGAGGTCTCCGTGGGTCCATCACAAACCATGGGGGACCTGAGGGTCTCTATGGACCCATGGGGCTCACGTGGGACCCTTGAGGTCTCCGTGGGTCCATCACAAACCAtgggggacctgggggtcttCATGGACCCATGGGGCTCACCTGGGGCCCTTGAGGTCCATCACGTGCTATGGGGGACCTGAGGGTCTTCATGGCCCCATGGGGCTCACCTGGGACCGTTGAGGTCTCTGTGGGTCCATCACAAACCAtgggggacctgggggtcttCATGGACCCATGGGGCTCAGCTGGGACCCTTGAGGTCTCCGTGGGTCCATCACAAACCATGGGGGACCTGAGGGTCTTCATGGACCCATGGGGCTCACCTGGGGCCCTTGAGGTCCATCACGTGCTATGGGGGACCTGAGGGTCTTCATGGCCCCATGGGGCTCACCTGGGACCGTTGAGGTCTCTGTGGGTCCATCACAAACCAtgggggacctgggggtcttCATGGACCCATGGGGCTCAGCTGGGACCCTTGAGGTCTCCGTGGGTCCATCACAAACCATGGGGGACCTGAGGGTCTTCATGGACCCATGGGGCTCAGCTGGGACCCTTGAGGTCCATCACGAGCCATGGGTGCTATGGGGGACCTGAGGGTCTTCATGGCCCCATGGGGCTCACCTGGGGCTCTTGAGGTCCATCACGTGCTATGGGGGACCTGAGGGTCTTCATGGCCCCATGGGGCTCACCTGGGGCCCTTGAGGTCCATCACGTGCTATGGGGGACCTGAGGGTCTTCATGGCCCCATGGGGCTCACCTGGGACCCTTGAGGTCCATCACGAGCCATGGGTGCTATGGGGGACCTGAGGGTCTTCATGGCCCCATGGGGCTCACCTGGGACCCTTGAGATCCCCATGGATCCACCACAACCCAGCAGTGCCATATGGGTCCCTACGCTTCCATGGGCACCACCAGCTTTCCTGGAGGTCCCCACGGCTCCCAGGCCACCCCAGGACCTCCAGGAGATCCCCGAAGATCCCCCCGGGGTGGAGCCGGAGGAAGTCCCGAGGTTGCCCGAGGGCGCTGAGGGCCTTCGGTCTCCCCCCCCGCCAGGTTTGCCTCTCGTTGACGGCGAAGAGGTTGGCGAGGAAGAACTGCGTGGTGAAGAACCTGGAGGCCGTGGAGACCTTGGGCTCCACCTCCGTCATCTGCTCCGACAAGACGGGGACCCTCACCCAGAACCGCATGACGGTGGCCCACCTCTGGTTCGACAACCGCATCCACGCGGCCGACACCACCGAGGACCAGTCGggtgagccccccccccaccccccaccccgagcccagCCCCCCACCCAAGAGGTgaccaccctcccccccccgtcGCCACGTCCCACCGCCCCCATCCCGCCCCACAGGGCAGAGCTTCGACCAGTCGTCGGAGACCTGGACCATGCTGAGCCGCGTCCTCACCCTCTGCAACAGGGCCCAGTTCAAGCCCGGCCAGGACGACGTCCCCGTGGCCAAGGTTGGGGGGCAGAGCCAGGGGGGGAGGCCCCCACGGGCCCTGTAGGGGccctctatggggctgggaggggcgtATAGGGGATGAGAACCCCCATAGGGGccctctatggggctgggaggggcatGTAGGGGTAGAGAACCCCCATAGGGGccctctatggggctgggaggggtgtagAGGGCccctctatggggctgggaggggcgtGTAGGGGGCGAGAACCCACATAGGCACCACCTatagggctgggaggggggtATAATGgccctctgtggggctgggaggggcatATAGGGGTCGACAACCTCCACAGTGGccctctatggggctgggaggggcatATAAAGaccctctgtggggctgggaggggtgtatAGGGGATGAGAACCCCCATAGGGGccctctatggggctgggaggggcatATGAGGACTatatgtggggctgggaggggcgtATAGGGGATGAGAATCCCCATAGGGGccctctatggggctgggaggggtgtagAGGGGCCCTCTATGGGTCTAGGAGAGGCATGTAGAGGTCAAGAACCCCCACAGGGGCATtatatggggctgggaggggcatATAGGGGCCAGGACGCCCATAGGGGCCCTCTATGGGGCTGGAAACGTCACATAAGACCCCTCTAGGAGCCCGATATGGGGCAGGGAGGGCGGTAGGAGGACCCTCGTAGAGGCCCTCTagggggctgggaggggcctATGGGGGGTCACGATGTGCCCCACAGGGGCCCTCGATGGGGCGAGGCCGCTCGCTTaagccccgccccctgccccacagcgtgAGGTCATCGGCGACGCTTCGGAGACGGCGCTGCTGAAGTTCGCCGAGGTGACGGTGGGGACGGTGGGGGAGGCGCGGGGACGGTTCCCCAAGGTGGCCGAGCTGCCCTTCAACTCCACCAACAAATTCCAGGTGGGGCGGGACCCACACGGCCGGGAAAGGGGGACCCACAAATCCATGAGGGACCCACAAGTCCAGGAAGGGGACGCAGAACATCTGGGGTGGCCCCAAGCGGCCAAGAAGGACCTTGATGTTCATGAGGAACCCAAGTGTCCAAGGGGGATCCAAGTgtccatgggggacccacacgtCCGGGGGGGACCCACACATCCAGGAGGGACCCACATGTCTGGGAGGGACCCACAAGTCCAGGAAGGGGACCCAGACATCTGGGGTGGCCCCAAGTGTCCAAGAGGGACCTTGATGTTCATGAGGAACCCAAGTGTCCAAGGGGGATCTAAGTgtccatgggggacccacacatCTGGGAGGGACCCACAGATCTGGGAGAGGGGACCCACAAGTCCATGAGGAACCCACAAGTCCAGGAAGGGGACCCAGAACATCTGGGGTGGCCCCAAGCGGCCAAGAAGGACCTTGATGTTCATGAGGAACCCAAGTGTCCAAGGTGGCCCCCAGGTGGCCCAGGGGATCCGAGTGTCCATGGGGGACCCACATGTCTGGGAGAGGGGACCCACATGTCTGGGAGGGACCCACACGTCCAGGAAGGGGACCCAGAACATCTGGGGTGGATCCAAGCGGCCAAGAAGGACCTTGACGTTCATGAAGGACCCAAGTGCCCAAGGGGGATCCAAGTGTCCAAGGTGGCCCCCAGGTGGCCCGGGGGATCCGAGTGTCCATGGGGGACCCGGGGGTCCaagggggacccaggggtccaGGAAGGGGACCTGGGACACGTGGGGTGGCCCCAAGCGGCCGAGAAGGACCTCGATGTTCCCGAGGAACCCAAGCGCCCAAGGAGGACCCAGATCTCTGGAGGGTCCCCAGCCCACCGAGCACCCCCCGGGGATGTGGGGTGGAGCCAGGGATGTGGGGTGGAACCGAGCGtctcgggggggtgggggggggacacccagctgCTCTGGTGGGATCccagcccccgtgtcccccccggcaGCTGTCGGTGCACGAGGCGGGAGAGCGGCAGCTGCTGGTGCTGAAGGGCGCCCCCGAGCGGGTGCTGGAGCGCTGCAGCACGGTGCTGCTGAAGGGACAGGAGCTGGCCCTGGACGCCCAATGGCGGGAGGCCTTCGAGGGGGCCTACGCCGACCTGGGGGGGCGCGGGGAGAGGGTGTTGGGTGAGTGGGGTGGGGGCGGTCGGAGGGGGGAGACGCGGGAGGCGACGGGGATTggaggggacgtggggatggagggacaccatggggaggtggggatggggggacaccatggggaggtggggacgtggggatggagggacaccatggggaggtggggatggggggacaccatggggaggtggggacgtggggatggagggacaccatggggaggtggggatggggggacaccatggggaggtggggacgtggggatggagggacaccatggggaggtggggatggggggacaccatggggtggtggggacgtggggatggagggacaccatggggaggtggggacatggagatggatggatgttatgatggggacgtggggatggggggacaccatggggaggtggggatggggggacaccatggggaggtggggacgtggggatggagggacaccatggggaggtggggatggggggacaccatggggaggtggggacgtggggatggagggacaccatggggaggtggggatggggggacaccatggggaggtggggacgtggggatggagggacaccatggggaggtggggatggggggacaccatggggtggtggggacgtggggatggagggacaccatggggaggtggggacatggagatggatggatgttatgatggggacgtggggatggggggacaccatggggagatggggacgtggggatggagggacatcatggggacatggggatggggggacaccatggggcGGTGGGGACGGAGGGACatcatggggacatggggatggggggacaccatggggcggtggggacgtggggatggagggacaccatggggaggtggggatggggggacactaTGGGgcggtggggacgtggggatggggggacaccatggggaggtggggatgggggacaccatgaggaggtggggatggagggacaccatggggagATGGGAATGTGGAGATGGAGGGACatcatggggacatggggatggggggacaccatggggaggtgggagacatggggatggagggacatcATGGGGAgttggggatgtggggatgggtgGACGTCATGATGGGGacctggggatggggggacaccatggggaggtggggatggggggacatcATGAGGACAtaggggatgtggggatggggagacaccatggggacatgggggacatggggatggagggacaccatggggaggtggggacgtggggatggggagaCACCACGGGGAGgtgggggacgtggggatggggggacatcATGAGGaggtggggatgtggggatggagggacaccatAGGGACATGGGCCtggggggacaccatggggacatagaggatgtggggatggagggacgccatggggagatggggacgtggggatggagggacaccatggggagatggggacatgggggacgtggggatggagggacaccgtggggaggtggggacgtggggatggggggacaccatggggacatgggggacatggggatggggggacaccatggggacatagaggacgtggggatggggggacaccatggggagatggggagatCGCGGAGAGATGGGGACGTGGGGGACATGGAAGGACGTGGGATGGAGGACACGCGTCCCAGTGTCACCCCCCGTCCCCCCGATgtcaccccgtgtcccctcccatcctcctcctccccccagggTTCTGCGCCCGCTGGCTGCCCGCGGGGACGGTGGCGGCGGGGACGGACCCCGAGGCGCTGCCGGAGGTGGCCGTGGGTCTCTGCTTCGCCGGGTTGGTCTCCATGATCGACCCCCCCAGGGCCACCGTCCCCCAGGCCGTCCTGAAGTGTCGCACGGCTGGCATCAgggtgggggacacgggggaccgGGAGGGGACGCGGGGATGGGGGGACATCAGGGATGGGGGAGGCCATGGGGGGacgcgggggctgggggggacgtggggatggggggacatcAAGGACATGGAGGGACGCGGGGGTacatggggggacgtggggatggggggacatcAAGGACTTGGCAGGCCATGGGGGGACATGGAGACATGGAGACttgggggggacgtggggatggggggacatcAAGGACGTGGAGGGacgtggggggacatggggggacgtggggacatggagactgggggggacgtggggatggggggacatcAAGGACGTGGAGGGacgtggggggacatggggggacgtggggctggggggacatcaAGGATGGGGAAGGCcatggggggccatggggggccATCAAGGACTTGGAAGGCCATGGGGGGACATGGAGActgggggggacgtggggatggggggacatcAAGGACACGGAGGAACATGGAGGTACGTGGGGATGAGGGGACATCAAGGCCGtggagggatgtggggacatggggtggACACGGGGCCACCAGGGACGTAAGGATGGGGGGACACCAGGACCTTGAAGGTCATGGGAGACCCCAGGGGCCCAGGAGGAACCCTCAGGTCCACCCCAATGTCCCCCTTTGTCCCCAAGGTCATCATGGTGACCGGGGACCACCCCATCACGGCCAAGGCCATCGCGGCGGCCGTCGGCATCATCTCAGAGGGCAGCGAGACCCCCGAGGAGGTGGCAGCTCGTCTACGCGTCCCCCTGGAGCGGGTGGACCCCAGGTGGGACCTCGGTGGCCGGGAGGTGACCCAAGTGTCCTGGTGGGGACCCAAGTGTCCtcctggggggacccaggtggccgGGTGGGGGTGACCTTGACCATTCGGTGGCCCTTAGTGGTCACCGCAACGTCTTGGGTGATCCACCTCCATGGAGGTGGGGAGGACCCAGGTGGGACCTCGGTGGCCAGGAGGTGACCCAAGTGTCCTGGTGGGGACCCAAGTGTCCtcctggggggacccaggtggccgGGTGGGGGTGACCTTGACCATTCAGTGGCCCTTGGTGGCCACCACCACGTCTTGGGTGATCCACCATCCACAgaggtggggagcggggaggaccTGGGTGGGACATCGGTGGCCCAGAGGTGACCCAAGTGGCCGGGAGGTGACCCAAGTGTCCTCGTgggaggacccaggtgtccgggtgGGGGTGACCTTGACCCTTCGGTGGCCCTTGGTGGCCACCACGACGTCTTGGGTGATCCACCTCCACGGAGGTGGGGAGGACCCAGGTGGGACCTCAGTGGCCAGAAGGTGACCCAAGTGGCCAGGAGGTGACCCAAGTGTCCTGGTGGGGACCCAAGTGTCCtcctggggggacccaggtggccgGGTGGGGGTGACCTTGACCCTTCGGTGGCCCTTGGTGGCCACCACGACGTCTTGGGTGATCCACCATCCACGgaggtggggagcggggaggaccCGGGTGCGCGGGGTGGTGGGGTGACACCCCGGGTGTCCGatgtcccctccccaggcaggcgCGGGCACGGGTGGTGACAGGGGCGGAGCTGGCGGCCATGACACCGGGGGCCTTGGAAGGTCTCCTCCGCGCCCACCCCGAGATGGTCTTCGCCCGGACGTCACCCCAGCAGAAACTCGTCATCGTGGAGAGCTGCCAGCGGCtggtggggacactggggacacgggggggggggacgacactgGGGACACGCTGGTGgcatgggggacacagggacattgGGGGACATGGGGCACATGGGGACGTTGGGTGGCCTTGAGGATGCTGGGACAACCCAGAGTCCCTGTCCCCAAGATGCCACCATGATGGGGATGGTGATGGTCCCCATCTTCACCCCTccggtccccatgtccccaaggtGCCACCATGACGGGGATCGTGATGGTCCCCATCTTCACCCCtctggtccccatgtccccaaggtGCCACCATGATGGGGATCGTGATGGTCCCCGTCCTCATCCCTatggtccccatgtccccaaggtGCCACCATGCTGGGGATGGTCCCCACCTTCATCCTTatggtccccatgtcccctgggtgccaccatgatgggaatggggatgtCCCCAAGGTGCCACCATGACGGGGATTTTGAtggtccccatcctcatcctgaTGGTCCCCAAGGTGCCACCATGATGGGGATCGTGATGGTCCCCATCCTCATCTCtgtggtccccatgtccccaaggtGCCACCATGATGGGGATCGTGATGGTCCCCATCCTCATCTCtgtggtccccatgtccccaaggtGCCACCATGATGGGGATCGTGAtggtccccatcctcatccctatggtccccatgtccccagggtgccACCATGATGGGGATCGTGATGGTCCCCGTCCTCATCTCtgtggtccccatgtccccagggtgccACCATGATGGGGATCGTGATGGTCCCCGTCCTCATCTCtgtggtccccatgtccccagggtgccACCATGATGGGGATCGTGATGGTCCCCGTCCTCATCTCtgtggtccccatgtccccagggtgccACCATGATGGGGATCGTGATGGTCCCCGTCCTCATCTCtgtggtccccatgtccccaaggtGCCACCATGATGGGGATGGTCCCCACCTTCATCCCTatggtccccgtgtccccagggtgccaccatgctggggaaggggatggtcCTCATCCCTCACCCCTccggtccccgtgtccccagggtgccatcGTGGCAGTGACAGGGGACGGGGTGAACGACTCTCCGGCGCTGAAGAAGGCGGACATCGGGGTGGCCATGGGCATCGCCGGCTCCGACGCCGCCAAGAACGCGGCCGACATGATCCTCCTGGATGACAACTTCGCCTCCATCGTCACCGGCGTGGAGCaaggtggggctggggagggacagcgggtCGGGGGGAGGGTGGCGGGCGGTGACACGGGGTGACGTCACCTCGCTGACGTCGTCCCCGCCCTTCCCAGGCCGCTTGATCTTCGACAACCTGAAGAAGTCCATCGCCTACACCTTGACCAAGAACATCCCCGAGTTGACCCCGTACCTCATCTACATCACggccagcatccccctgcccttGGGCTGCATCACCATCCTCTTCATCGAGCTCTGCACCGACATCGTGAGTCGCCCGGACGCCTGGGTGCCCCCACACCTGGGTGCCCCCCATAACTGGGTGTCCATCAACTGGTCGTTGAGGTTCCTCACCCAGGAACCGGGGTTCTCCGTATGGAAGCTGAGGTTCTCCACCCAGAATCTGGGTGCCTCATCTGGGTGCCGGGGTCCTTCTTGGGTGCCGGGGTCCCCACCCGGTCTCCTGGGTCACCCGCACGCTCGGGTCCACAGTTCCCTTCGGTCTCCTTGGCCTACGAGAGGGCGGAGAGTGACATCATGCACCTGAAACCCCGCAACCCGCGACGCGACCGATT encodes:
- the ATP4A gene encoding LOW QUALITY PROTEIN: potassium-transporting ATPase alpha chain 1 (The sequence of the model RefSeq protein was modified relative to this genomic sequence to represent the inferred CDS: deleted 1 base in 1 codon), translated to SPPQESYELGPRGKAPPPAPKGRGRRKQEKLEDMKKEMDVDDHKLDVNDLEVKYGTSVTKGLAEAVAAERLLRDGPNELRPPRGTPECVKFGRQLAGGLQCLMWVAAAICLIAYGVQEGEGDRGSSDNLYLAIALIAVVVVTGCFGYYQEFKSTNIIASFKNLVPQQATVIREGDKLQINANELVVGDLVEIKGGDRVPADIRVIAAQGCKVDNSSLTGESEPQTRSPDCTHDSPLETRNIAFFSTMCLEGTAMGLVINTGDRTIIGRIASLASGVENEKTPIAIEIEHFVDIIAGLAIFFGATFFVVAMVIGYPFLRAMVFFMAIVVAYVPEGLLATVTVCLSLTAKRLARKNCVVKNLEAVETLGSTSVICSDKTGTLTQNRMTVAHLWFDNRIHAADTTEDQSGQSFDQSSETWTMLSRVLTLCNRAQFKPGQDDVPVAKREVIGDASETALLKFAEVTVGTVGEARGRFPKVAELPFNSTNKFQLSVHEAGERQLLVLKGAPERVLERCSTVLLKGQELALDAQWREAFEGAYADLGGRGERVLGFCARWLPAGTVAAGTDPEALPEVAVGLCFAGLVSMIDPPRATVPQAVLKCRTAGIRVIMVTGDHPITAKAIAAAVGIISEGSETPEEVAARLRVPLERVDPRQARARVVTGAELAAMTPGALEGLLRAHPEMVFARTSPQQKLVIVESCQRLGAIVAVTGDGVNDSPALKKADIGVAMGIAGSDAAKNAADMILLDDNFASIVTGVEQGRLIFDNLKKSIAYTLTKNIPELTPYLIYITASIPLPLGCITILFIELCTDIFPSVSLAYERAESDIMHLKPRNPRRDRLVNEPLAAYSYFQIGAIQSFAGFTDYFVAMAQEGWWPLLCLGLRPRWEDTHEQELQDSYGQQWTFAQRRYQQFTCYTVFFISIEMCQIADVLIRKTRRLSLFQQGLFRNRILVIAIVFQVSIGCFLCYCPGMPNVFNFMPIRFQWWLVPMPFGLLILVYDEIRKLGVRRHPGSEWPGWWDRELYY